Proteins encoded by one window of Patescibacteria group bacterium:
- a CDS encoding CAP domain-containing protein, producing the protein MNKTNTKMVNNFKKFKTYFGLIVAAIVIFTSISGAFASEITPENIELLINSERTANGLIPLRIDKSLDQAAKNKSLDMVNRNYFEHYAFDLAPWDFIISAGYNYLYAGENLAMDFNTAEGTVNAWMKSPAHRDNILNPDYSDMGIGVVKGAYKDNNGSHDTYMVTNMFGRKKPVVLQIFDNIVSKIASFNIP; encoded by the coding sequence ATGAATAAAACAAATACAAAAATGGTAAATAATTTTAAAAAATTCAAAACATATTTTGGCCTAATTGTTGCTGCTATTGTTATTTTTACTTCAATTTCTGGTGCTTTTGCCTCAGAAATTACTCCGGAGAATATTGAGCTATTGATCAATTCCGAAAGAACTGCAAACGGTTTAATTCCTCTTAGGATTGATAAAAGCCTCGATCAGGCCGCCAAGAATAAGTCTTTGGATATGGTAAATCGAAACTATTTTGAACACTATGCGTTTGATCTTGCCCCGTGGGATTTTATTATAAGCGCAGGATATAATTATCTTTATGCTGGAGAAAACCTTGCTATGGATTTTAATACTGCCGAAGGCACAGTAAATGCTTGGATGAAATCACCGGCCCATAGGGACAATATTTTAAACCCTGATTATTCTGACATGGGAATCGGCGTGGTAAAGGGGGCTTATAAAGATAATAATGGTTCGCATGATACTTATATGGTTACAAATATGTTTGGCCGCAAAAAGCCTGTTGTGCTTCAGATTTTTGACAATATTGTTTCTAAAATTGCATCTTTTAATATTCCCTAA
- a CDS encoding L,D-transpeptidase family protein: MTFKTKRILEWVAFSFFALLLLLSGSLFFYQQTYAGKIYHRVKIADIELSGKTKQQAITLLESKKTNVLTKNVTLTAGDKSATAKVSDTGLSIDTNKSVNEAYAVGRNNKFLVQIYLSAMTILKPNSINLAVSVDEEKFNSFVSSQIPGLGIEPKNAELKIENGVLSEIPEQSGQVANSGDLAQKIISLSGNNDTTESFNIPLETNVVAPEIKIADLSSAEAAAQKYLSSNIVLNYNSQSYKPTKSDIGKWIVFSVSEGLYKTNLDDNVIKTYLTTIAKNFEIQRVDKKINAVDNSVIEEGREGLYLNKDQALKDIKNQINSQNSFSIALATTTEAPKEVRVFPAEGIVPGRFEGKYIDIDLAQQKLCQIEFNTILACYTISSGKASTPTPVGTRYIQDKNPKAWSAPYGLWMPWWNGLGGGYGIHELPEWPNGYKEGESHLGTPVSHGCVRLGVGSAQVVYDWAPIGTPVYIHK; this comes from the coding sequence GTGACATTCAAGACAAAAAGAATTCTCGAATGGGTAGCATTTTCTTTCTTCGCGCTACTTCTTTTATTATCCGGATCTCTTTTTTTCTATCAACAAACCTATGCTGGAAAAATTTATCACAGAGTAAAAATTGCAGATATTGAATTATCCGGAAAGACAAAACAGCAAGCGATAACTCTCTTGGAGAGCAAGAAAACTAATGTTTTGACAAAAAATGTTACGCTCACCGCAGGAGACAAAAGCGCCACAGCAAAGGTATCCGATACCGGCTTATCGATCGATACAAACAAGTCCGTAAATGAAGCATATGCGGTTGGAAGAAACAATAAATTTCTTGTTCAGATCTATCTTTCCGCTATGACGATTTTGAAGCCAAATTCAATTAATCTGGCTGTTTCGGTAGATGAAGAAAAATTCAATAGTTTTGTTTCATCACAAATTCCTGGCCTGGGTATTGAACCCAAAAATGCGGAGCTAAAAATTGAGAATGGGGTTTTGTCTGAAATTCCAGAGCAATCAGGCCAAGTAGCAAATTCCGGTGACTTGGCACAAAAAATAATCTCTTTAAGTGGAAATAACGATACTACAGAGAGTTTTAACATTCCCCTTGAGACAAATGTGGTCGCACCAGAAATCAAAATTGCCGATTTGAGTTCAGCCGAAGCAGCGGCACAAAAATATTTATCAAGCAACATTGTTTTAAATTATAATTCGCAATCTTATAAACCAACTAAATCGGATATCGGAAAATGGATCGTTTTTTCCGTAAGCGAAGGCCTGTATAAAACGAATCTAGATGACAATGTGATCAAAACCTATCTCACCACCATTGCGAAAAATTTTGAAATACAAAGGGTGGACAAAAAAATTAATGCGGTGGACAATAGCGTAATTGAAGAAGGTAGAGAGGGTTTATATTTGAACAAAGACCAGGCCCTAAAGGATATAAAAAATCAAATTAATTCTCAGAACTCATTCAGCATCGCCCTTGCGACAACCACCGAGGCACCAAAAGAAGTAAGGGTTTTTCCCGCAGAAGGAATCGTGCCTGGCCGTTTTGAAGGTAAATACATTGATATAGACCTAGCCCAGCAAAAATTATGCCAAATTGAATTTAATACAATTCTTGCCTGCTATACTATCTCTTCAGGTAAAGCCTCTACGCCTACTCCGGTTGGCACAAGATACATCCAAGACAAAAATCCAAAGGCTTGGTCAGCTCCATATGGACTCTGGATGCCATGGTGGAATGGATTGGGGGGCGGCTATGGAATTCATGAGCTGCCAGAATGGCCAAATGGTTACAAGGAAGGCGAAAGCCACCTGGGCACGCCAGTATCACATGGTTGCGTGCGATTAGGCGTTGGCTCAGCACAGGTTGTATATGACTGGGCACCGATCGGAACTCCGGTATACATACACAAATAG
- a CDS encoding C39 family peptidase — protein sequence MKKNDKEGAFSLRLIIFGIILLISALILLYPKIDIEDKKSENTEAEISQSSLEKNLGETQITASEDKPLEIPSKKVLSMSFASQAPSGDWSEPWQNACEEASIDIVRYYLNEKTLSKESMRDDILSMVDWQMKNWGGHYDLTAEKTLILAQNVYGLSGEVLSDYSVDSIKRLIASGVPVIVPTDGRLLGNPNFTNGGPEYHMLVIKGYDSAGFITNDPGTRKGEGYYYLYQTVLESVKNPDGGQKELLIVTK from the coding sequence ATGAAAAAAAACGACAAAGAGGGGGCCTTTTCTCTTCGTTTAATAATATTCGGCATTATTCTCTTGATATCTGCTCTGATTTTGCTATATCCAAAAATTGATATTGAAGACAAAAAATCTGAAAATACGGAGGCCGAAATTTCCCAGTCTTCTCTCGAGAAGAATTTAGGGGAGACTCAAATAACTGCCTCAGAAGATAAACCCCTGGAAATTCCCTCAAAAAAAGTTCTCTCGATGTCTTTCGCTTCCCAGGCTCCTTCTGGCGACTGGTCTGAGCCTTGGCAGAATGCTTGCGAGGAGGCATCGATCGATATTGTTCGATATTATCTAAACGAAAAAACTTTGTCCAAAGAGTCAATGCGCGATGATATTCTCTCTATGGTAGATTGGCAGATGAAGAATTGGGGTGGGCACTATGATCTTACTGCTGAAAAAACTCTTATATTAGCCCAAAATGTTTACGGACTATCTGGCGAAGTATTATCTGATTACTCAGTTGATTCAATCAAGCGATTAATTGCTAGTGGGGTACCGGTAATTGTCCCAACTGACGGGCGGCTTTTGGGCAACCCAAATTTCACAAACGGCGGGCCAGAATACCATATGCTGGTGATCAAGGGCTATGATAGCGCTGGATTTATTACCAACGATCCTGGAACGAGGAAGGGCGAAGGATATTATTACCTCTACCAAACGGTTCTTGAGTCAGTCAAAAATCCCGACGGCGGACAAAAAGAGCTCCTAATAGTAACAAAATAG
- a CDS encoding ATP-dependent Clp protease ATP-binding subunit, whose protein sequence is MKDSNCKIEENGTIIAKAIKIDALVSNYFFKFIVFIFYLISAAAIVADIGSWFDFNEIDPYRGWVLLDIGVFILYLTAVAFYKVRVRYPKQYELNEFVEAIANGGECNLFGVFSFELAKAWSRGLRGYADNATSKDIAKAILNSPDMIFILARIGTSKDLVGEYLEGESGDSDTLQLVIRALKIAQAESHHQIEVGDLFVALCEKDKGLQRFMSDYRLELQDLANIVYWQTAEVREKYYKKKFINPDNIKLTGGVGKDWIFGAAVLLKQYSQDLTRTIAETGLNLHIVGHDKEIKAMEEALTKQTGGNVLLVGEAGVGKKTTALGFVKRVYEGKAMGSLSNKHVLKLDIDSLLSGAVSGGEITQRLTEILNEATRAGNIILFIENIQNLFSSGDAGRVNASEVILPYLEGSGVYFVGTCDISSYNKYFATNGVLVERFTRVTIEEPDKNEMVRILEDIVPQIEYHTNSLISYGAIKETIHAADKFILNQPNPEKSINLLDGASAKATSERGETIITPDDILAYVSEKYDVPSGEVDESEKKKLLDLESIMHKRVIGQGEAINAIANALRRSRAGVTDTKKPIGSFLFLGSTGVGKTETAKALAEAYFGDESRMIRFDMSEFQNKQDIYRFIGSNISGEETQGVLTTAVRERPFSLLLFDEIEKAHPDILNLFLQVLDEGHLTDGSGRKVAFTNTIIIATSNAGANLIRQSVQSGVEYEKVKNDLLNYIIEQNIYRPEFLNRFTSVIVFSPLTREDIVKIATLMVKNLTDIVAKNKGVNLIVMPDAIVKLAGIGYDPQMGARPMSRAIQEKLEDVLAKKFLSGELQKGDSITMSSKDIL, encoded by the coding sequence ATGAAAGATTCAAATTGCAAAATTGAAGAAAATGGCACAATAATTGCTAAAGCGATCAAGATTGATGCCCTTGTTTCGAATTATTTTTTTAAGTTTATTGTTTTTATATTCTATTTAATTTCTGCTGCCGCTATAGTTGCCGATATTGGGAGTTGGTTTGATTTTAACGAAATTGATCCGTACAGAGGATGGGTTTTGCTGGATATTGGCGTGTTTATTTTGTATTTAACTGCGGTAGCATTTTATAAAGTTCGTGTGAGATATCCGAAACAATACGAATTAAATGAATTTGTAGAGGCGATTGCTAACGGCGGGGAATGCAATTTGTTCGGGGTATTTTCATTTGAACTAGCAAAAGCATGGTCCCGAGGACTCAGGGGATATGCCGATAATGCGACCTCCAAAGACATCGCAAAAGCCATATTAAATTCGCCGGATATGATTTTTATTCTTGCAAGAATTGGAACTTCGAAAGATTTAGTTGGCGAATATCTGGAAGGAGAATCGGGCGATTCTGATACTTTGCAGTTGGTTATACGCGCCCTAAAAATTGCCCAGGCAGAATCTCATCACCAAATTGAGGTTGGCGACCTTTTTGTGGCGCTCTGTGAAAAGGACAAAGGATTACAGCGTTTCATGTCAGATTATCGGCTTGAACTTCAAGATTTGGCCAATATAGTTTACTGGCAAACTGCCGAAGTCCGTGAAAAATATTATAAAAAGAAATTTATAAATCCAGACAATATAAAGTTGACCGGAGGGGTAGGTAAGGATTGGATATTTGGAGCGGCGGTCCTTTTGAAACAATATTCGCAAGATCTTACCAGAACTATCGCCGAAACCGGATTAAATTTGCATATTGTGGGTCATGACAAAGAGATCAAAGCAATGGAAGAAGCGCTTACCAAACAAACTGGAGGCAATGTTCTACTGGTTGGAGAAGCTGGTGTTGGGAAGAAGACAACAGCACTTGGTTTTGTGAAGAGGGTTTATGAGGGGAAAGCGATGGGTTCGCTTTCCAATAAACATGTTTTGAAACTTGATATTGATTCACTGCTTTCGGGTGCTGTAAGCGGAGGGGAAATCACGCAAAGATTGACAGAGATATTAAATGAAGCCACAAGAGCGGGCAATATTATTCTGTTTATTGAAAATATCCAAAATCTGTTTTCTTCTGGAGATGCCGGAAGGGTAAATGCATCCGAAGTCATCCTTCCTTATTTGGAAGGTTCTGGGGTTTATTTTGTTGGAACCTGCGATATTTCATCTTACAATAAATATTTTGCTACAAATGGCGTCTTGGTCGAGCGTTTTACCAGGGTAACCATTGAAGAACCGGATAAAAATGAAATGGTTAGAATATTGGAGGATATTGTTCCTCAAATCGAATACCATACGAATTCATTAATCTCGTATGGGGCAATCAAAGAAACCATCCATGCTGCGGATAAATTTATTTTAAATCAGCCAAATCCTGAAAAATCGATCAATCTTTTAGATGGAGCATCGGCCAAAGCAACATCCGAAAGGGGAGAGACGATTATTACTCCAGATGATATTTTGGCCTATGTTTCTGAAAAATATGACGTGCCGAGCGGGGAAGTTGATGAGTCTGAAAAGAAGAAGCTTTTAGATCTTGAAAGCATTATGCACAAAAGGGTGATCGGGCAAGGGGAGGCGATAAATGCCATTGCCAATGCTTTGCGCCGCTCCCGCGCCGGTGTGACGGATACAAAAAAACCAATCGGATCTTTTCTGTTTTTGGGATCAACCGGTGTAGGAAAAACGGAAACGGCCAAAGCTTTAGCCGAAGCATATTTTGGTGACGAAAGCCGCATGATTAGATTTGATATGTCAGAGTTTCAAAACAAACAAGACATTTACCGGTTTATCGGATCAAATATTTCTGGAGAAGAAACACAGGGAGTGCTTACTACTGCCGTGCGAGAAAGGCCTTTTTCCCTTCTTCTGTTTGATGAGATTGAAAAAGCGCATCCGGATATATTGAACTTGTTTTTGCAGGTTTTGGATGAAGGCCACTTGACGGATGGGTCAGGACGCAAAGTAGCATTTACAAACACTATTATTATTGCCACGTCCAATGCTGGTGCAAATTTAATACGCCAATCGGTTCAGTCGGGAGTCGAGTATGAAAAAGTAAAAAACGATCTCTTGAACTATATTATCGAGCAAAATATTTATCGTCCGGAATTTTTGAACAGGTTTACAAGCGTTATAGTATTTTCTCCATTAACACGTGAAGACATAGTCAAAATTGCAACTCTAATGGTTAAAAATCTTACCGATATTGTTGCTAAAAACAAAGGGGTCAATCTGATTGTGATGCCAGATGCGATCGTAAAGCTGGCAGGAATAGGGTATGATCCACAGATGGGTGCCCGTCCCATGTCTCGCGCCATTCAGGAAAAACTAGAAGATGTATTGGCAAAAAAGTTTCTTTCGGGTGAACTTCAAAAAGGTGACTCGATCACTATGTCCTCAAAAGACATTTTATAA
- a CDS encoding ferredoxin — protein sequence MAEEKAKKNEEPKIVVDDDTCIGCGTCISLAPECFELNEQGKSVPKKGCSDFEKAKEAADHCPVDAIEIE from the coding sequence ATGGCGGAGGAAAAAGCAAAGAAGAATGAAGAACCCAAGATTGTGGTTGACGATGATACATGCATCGGTTGTGGTACGTGTATTTCTTTAGCTCCGGAATGTTTTGAGCTGAACGAACAAGGTAAATCAGTGCCCAAAAAAGGGTGCTCAGATTTTGAAAAAGCAAAGGAAGCGGCAGACCATTGCCCAGTTGATGCGATAGAGATTGAATAA
- a CDS encoding metal-sensing transcriptional repressor, translating into MHYQTIFNRLRRIEGQIRGIEDMLDKNKPEKEILIQLEAAKSSLASTISTFVELLIIKNRDEDGNVVLGEDEITIINRFIKK; encoded by the coding sequence ATGCATTATCAAACAATTTTTAATCGCTTGCGCAGAATTGAGGGCCAGATCCGCGGCATTGAAGATATGCTGGATAAAAATAAACCGGAGAAAGAGATATTAATTCAGCTTGAAGCTGCAAAATCATCTCTGGCCTCTACTATCTCAACATTTGTAGAACTTTTGATTATCAAGAACCGCGACGAGGACGGGAATGTGGTCTTGGGTGAAGACGAGATTACAATTATCAACAGGTTTATCAAAAAATAA
- a CDS encoding anaerobic ribonucleoside-triphosphate reductase activating protein, which translates to MQIAGLAKTTLVDFPGLVAATVFTRGCNFKCHYCHNPELVLPEKFNPLIPEEDFFEFLESRYGKLGGVCITGGEPTIHNDLPQFISHIKALGFQVKLDTNGTNPELLEKIIKDGDVDYIAMDIKSPIDKYRDVANFQFPISNFKKNSKSKKPPAASCKLIAGVQKSVKLIMNSDISYEFRTTLAKPLHNIDDMIGIGKMIKGTNKYVIQNYLKTKQISEEMKLAPFLDKELREMANAIKPFVKSVEIR; encoded by the coding sequence ATGCAAATTGCTGGTCTTGCAAAAACAACTCTCGTGGATTTCCCGGGGTTAGTTGCGGCTACAGTCTTTACACGCGGCTGCAATTTTAAGTGCCATTATTGCCATAATCCAGAATTGGTATTACCCGAGAAGTTTAACCCCTTGATTCCCGAAGAAGATTTCTTTGAGTTTCTTGAGTCTCGCTATGGAAAGCTGGGTGGAGTCTGCATTACGGGCGGAGAACCGACGATACACAATGACTTGCCGCAATTTATATCTCACATCAAAGCTCTTGGATTTCAAGTGAAGCTTGATACGAATGGCACAAATCCCGAACTGCTTGAAAAAATCATCAAGGATGGCGATGTCGATTATATTGCCATGGATATTAAGTCACCGATTGATAAGTATCGAGATGTCGCCAATTTCCAATTTCCAATTTCCAATTTCAAAAAAAATTCCAAATCAAAGAAGCCGCCAGCTGCAAGTTGCAAGCTGATAGCTGGTGTCCAAAAATCAGTCAAACTTATTATGAACTCTGACATTTCATATGAATTTCGGACGACTCTAGCCAAACCATTGCACAACATCGACGATATGATTGGCATTGGCAAAATGATCAAGGGCACAAACAAATACGTCATCCAAAATTATTTGAAGACGAAGCAAATCTCCGAAGAAATGAAACTCGCGCCATTTTTAGACAAAGAACTCAGGGAAATGGCAAACGCTATCAAGCCTTTCGTTAAGTCGGTTGAAATCCGATAA
- a CDS encoding ribonucleoside triphosphate reductase yields MFTKIRKRDGKIVDFTEAKIASAIAKAGKATEEFGEDAAKKLAKKVIELAPERIRRKIPTVEEIQDVVEEVLLSSKYRQTAKAYIIYRQKHAELRALALEEQVGLVEQYVGNLDWQVKENSNMAYSLQGLNNYISSEISKGYWLGKVYPEEIKRAAAEGDMHVHDLDKLSVYCVGWDLQDLLAVGFSGVEGKIECKPAKHLRAALGQLVNFFFTLQGESAGAQAISNFDTLLAPFIRYDKIGRAELKQDLQSFMFNMNVPTRVGFQTPFTNITLDLTVPSTLADQPVMVAGKPQKETYKEFQAEMDLFNEVFAEVVSEGDAKGRIFTFPIPTYNITADFDWENKKLEGLWKMTAKYGVPYFSNFINSDMKPEDARSMCCRLRLDNRELMKRGGGLFGANPLTGSIGVVTINLPRLGYRSRDKREFLYNLSYVMDLAKESLELKRTALEKMTNAGLYPYSKFYLRNIKKRDGKYWSNHFSTIGLVGMNEAILNLLGRDIATAEGQKFALEVMDYMREKISGYQQETGNNYNLEATPAEGTSHRLARIDKELYPEIMVANEAQHEELGLPVYYSNSTQLPVDYSNDIFEILDLQDELQTKYTGGTVVHLFVGEEIKDLNAMKNLIKTICENYRLPYFTISPTFSVCPKDGYIPGRVEKCEKCGSENEVYARIVGYIRPIKQWNEGKRAEFDDRQTVQIKKTKDAKEEVVVDENVEQAELI; encoded by the coding sequence ATGTTTACTAAGATTCGAAAACGCGACGGAAAAATCGTTGATTTTACTGAAGCCAAGATTGCGAGCGCAATCGCAAAAGCTGGCAAGGCAACAGAAGAATTTGGCGAAGACGCGGCCAAGAAATTAGCGAAAAAGGTAATCGAGCTTGCACCGGAGAGAATTCGCCGAAAGATTCCCACCGTTGAGGAAATACAAGATGTAGTGGAAGAAGTGCTCTTGTCATCAAAATATCGCCAAACTGCGAAGGCTTATATCATATATCGCCAAAAACATGCCGAACTTCGCGCGTTAGCTCTTGAAGAACAAGTGGGCCTAGTCGAACAATATGTCGGTAATTTGGACTGGCAGGTGAAAGAAAATTCCAACATGGCTTATTCGCTTCAGGGCCTTAACAACTATATTTCTTCAGAAATCTCCAAAGGTTATTGGCTGGGCAAAGTGTACCCTGAAGAAATCAAACGCGCGGCGGCTGAAGGCGATATGCACGTTCATGACCTCGATAAACTTTCGGTTTACTGCGTCGGCTGGGATCTACAGGACCTTTTGGCGGTCGGTTTTTCGGGGGTGGAAGGCAAAATCGAATGCAAGCCAGCCAAACATCTTCGGGCAGCCCTCGGCCAGCTGGTTAATTTCTTTTTTACCTTACAGGGTGAATCTGCGGGAGCACAGGCAATTTCAAATTTTGATACCTTGCTTGCTCCATTCATACGCTATGACAAAATTGGCAGAGCCGAGCTAAAACAAGATTTGCAATCATTCATGTTTAATATGAATGTCCCGACAAGGGTTGGCTTTCAGACACCCTTCACAAACATCACACTCGATTTAACCGTGCCTTCCACTCTTGCTGATCAGCCGGTTATGGTTGCAGGCAAGCCGCAAAAGGAAACCTATAAGGAATTTCAAGCTGAGATGGATCTTTTCAATGAAGTATTTGCCGAGGTTGTTTCTGAGGGCGATGCTAAGGGACGGATTTTTACTTTTCCGATCCCGACTTACAACATCACAGCAGACTTTGATTGGGAGAATAAGAAACTCGAAGGCTTGTGGAAAATGACAGCCAAATACGGCGTTCCGTATTTTTCTAACTTCATCAATTCGGACATGAAACCGGAAGACGCACGCTCAATGTGCTGCCGTCTGCGACTAGACAACCGCGAGCTTATGAAGCGAGGCGGCGGTCTTTTTGGTGCAAATCCTCTTACTGGTTCGATCGGCGTCGTCACTATCAACTTGCCTCGGCTTGGCTATCGTTCGCGTGACAAGAGGGAATTTCTATATAATCTAAGCTATGTTATGGATCTAGCCAAAGAAAGTTTGGAATTGAAGCGGACTGCGCTTGAGAAAATGACAAATGCCGGTCTTTATCCGTATTCGAAGTTTTATTTGAGAAATATCAAAAAGCGCGATGGCAAATATTGGTCGAATCACTTCTCAACTATCGGATTGGTTGGAATGAATGAGGCAATCTTGAATTTGCTCGGTCGCGACATTGCCACGGCTGAAGGCCAGAAATTTGCTCTTGAGGTAATGGATTATATGCGTGAAAAAATTTCAGGATATCAGCAAGAAACTGGCAACAATTACAATCTTGAAGCTACTCCTGCCGAAGGTACGTCTCATCGTTTGGCGCGTATAGATAAAGAGCTTTATCCCGAAATTATGGTTGCAAATGAAGCCCAACACGAAGAGCTCGGATTGCCAGTTTACTACTCAAATTCTACACAGCTTCCAGTTGATTATTCGAATGATATTTTTGAAATTCTCGATCTTCAAGATGAACTACAGACCAAATATACCGGTGGAACCGTTGTTCATCTGTTTGTGGGTGAGGAAATCAAGGACTTAAATGCAATGAAGAATCTAATTAAAACCATTTGCGAAAATTACCGGTTGCCATATTTTACGATTAGCCCAACGTTTTCTGTCTGCCCGAAAGATGGATATATTCCTGGCAGAGTGGAGAAATGTGAAAAGTGCGGTTCGGAAAACGAAGTTTATGCCAGAATTGTCGGATATATTCGCCCGATTAAACAATGGAATGAAGGAAAAAGAGCGGAATTTGATGATAGACAAACTGTTCAGATCAAAAAAACAAAGGATGCTAAAGAAGAAGTAGTAGTGGATGAAAATGTAGAACAAGCAGAGCTAATTTAA
- a CDS encoding class D sortase, with protein sequence MLKNIIVKILLAAIVVSVVSVGAYYFFGRNTKADDKTAVTISDQPLVAGVTNSNPDNQSEGKMTLEIPDLKITAPIVLNVDGNNKESYMKALEGGIAHMKGTALPGNSGNSVIFGHSSYYEDQPGNYKSIFATLNNLSIGDPITVEKQGGNLNFIVFNKQIVDPDDVNVVNQNYSKKELTLITCWPINTTKQRLIVSAELK encoded by the coding sequence ATGCTAAAAAATATCATTGTAAAAATATTGTTGGCTGCAATCGTCGTTTCTGTGGTAAGCGTCGGTGCTTACTATTTTTTTGGCAGAAACACAAAAGCCGATGACAAGACTGCTGTTACGATTAGTGACCAACCGCTTGTAGCCGGAGTAACAAATTCAAATCCTGACAACCAATCCGAAGGAAAAATGACTTTGGAAATCCCTGATCTTAAAATAACAGCACCAATTGTTTTAAATGTTGATGGCAACAATAAAGAAAGTTATATGAAAGCGTTGGAGGGAGGCATCGCCCACATGAAGGGCACAGCCCTTCCAGGTAATTCTGGTAATAGTGTGATTTTTGGCCACTCGAGCTATTATGAAGATCAGCCAGGAAATTATAAGTCAATCTTTGCCACCCTTAATAATTTGAGCATCGGAGACCCAATAACCGTCGAGAAGCAAGGTGGAAATCTAAATTTTATAGTATTCAACAAACAAATTGTTGATCCGGATGATGTCAACGTGGTAAACCAAAATTATAGTAAAAAAGAATTAACCCTTATTACTTGCTGGCCAATAAATACAACAAAACAAAGATTAATTGTCTCCGCAGAATTAAAATAG
- a CDS encoding Ig-like domain-containing protein has translation MFAYVKNHPQIVSNTNTAAVPSPESQKGDENPTLVIQSDAPEAVKSNPPKHASKGSTRSSVSTSAGKATVVSEGTISPEDINTLQKYAGEGPVSNIYYNDTTGNYPALGETIKSYLKNSLLWSGSDISYMYELRIVDCSNCGYGGLYTGSYISNSDGKITKAFGWITLNVYSYKSSPYFADYMKLVFSHEYGHHYTLYHRWVDNNIPTGERWPSQYYSSRPLSLSSTAPDYSLGWGNCDVEIVAEDYSYLFSGYGYHAMSGTYGYPSGWVKTWLSGMSSAPPEEDTTPPSVAISSPQDGSNVSAVTSIVINASDNIAVTRVEIYVDGAKTATIMSAPYSWAWETRSYSNGTHAIKAKAFDSNQSVEVSESVNVNNAETDSEKPVVTISDPLSSPVNWTEDNLHILASATDNVAVVKMEIYVNDSLVASEDSSSIERIWLRSGTPNGSYNLVIKAYDPVGNVGTSTMIVNKS, from the coding sequence GTGTTTGCTTATGTTAAAAACCATCCGCAAATTGTAAGTAATACAAATACTGCTGCTGTGCCTTCGCCCGAATCTCAAAAAGGTGATGAAAACCCGACTTTGGTAATACAATCAGATGCACCAGAAGCAGTTAAGAGTAATCCACCAAAGCATGCCTCAAAAGGATCGACAAGATCGTCTGTCTCAACTTCGGCTGGAAAAGCGACTGTGGTTTCCGAAGGCACCATTTCACCGGAAGACATAAATACTTTGCAAAAATATGCGGGTGAAGGTCCTGTTTCGAATATTTACTATAATGACACGACAGGAAATTATCCTGCTTTGGGCGAAACAATAAAAAGTTATTTAAAAAATAGTTTGCTTTGGTCAGGCTCGGATATTTCATACATGTACGAGCTTAGAATCGTCGATTGTTCCAACTGCGGTTATGGCGGTTTATACACCGGCAGTTACATCTCTAATTCTGACGGCAAAATTACCAAAGCTTTTGGCTGGATTACTTTAAATGTTTATTCGTACAAAAGTTCTCCTTATTTTGCAGATTATATGAAGTTGGTTTTTTCTCATGAATACGGGCATCATTACACGCTTTACCATCGTTGGGTGGACAATAATATTCCAACAGGGGAGCGTTGGCCATCGCAATATTATTCATCTCGTCCCCTAAGCCTTTCGTCCACTGCTCCGGATTACTCGCTAGGTTGGGGGAATTGCGATGTTGAAATCGTGGCTGAAGATTATTCCTACCTCTTTTCTGGTTATGGTTATCACGCAATGAGCGGAACTTACGGCTACCCATCGGGGTGGGTTAAGACTTGGCTTTCAGGGATGTCATCTGCGCCGCCGGAAGAAGATACAACACCTCCTTCTGTGGCAATCTCTTCGCCCCAGGACGGCTCAAATGTTTCTGCGGTTACAAGCATTGTTATAAATGCAAGCGATAACATTGCTGTGACCAGAGTTGAGATATATGTTGATGGTGCAAAAACTGCAACAATTATGTCTGCGCCATACAGCTGGGCATGGGAGACTCGGAGTTATTCAAACGGAACTCACGCCATAAAGGCAAAAGCCTTTGATTCCAATCAGTCGGTTGAAGTTTCTGAAAGCGTAAACGTGAATAATGCCGAAACCGATTCGGAAAAACCGGTAGTGACTATTTCTGATCCCTTGTCATCACCAGTGAACTGGACGGAGGATAATTTGCATATTTTAGCTTCAGCCACAGATAATGTGGCAGTTGTGAAAATGGAAATATATGTTAATGATTCTCTTGTTGCAAGCGAAGATTCCAGCAGTATCGAAAGGATTTGGCTCAGAAGCGGCACGCCAAACGGCAGTTATAATTTAGTAATAAAAGCTTATGATCCCGTAGGAAATGTTGGAACGAGTACTATGATTGTAAATAAAAGCTAG